The Arachis duranensis cultivar V14167 chromosome 2, aradu.V14167.gnm2.J7QH, whole genome shotgun sequence genome has a window encoding:
- the LOC107473110 gene encoding B3 domain-containing transcription factor NGA3 (The sequence of the model RefSeq protein was modified relative to this genomic sequence to represent the inferred CDS: added 98 bases not found in genome assembly) yields MELMQESNKGYSQDLEEEEEEEEAPGEETTTAAGLHHHQHQDATTSNYFNHTTRMNQNQPQPQPQQLVDFMDLSLGTNINHHEGINNFQGYSSSSAAATTTTTNNTNLQPPLPAPAEKEHMFDKVVTPSDVGKLNRLVIPKQHAEKYFPLDSTSNEKGLLLNFEDRNGKLWRFRYSYWNSSQSYVMTKGWSRFVKEKKLDAGDIVSFQRGVGENYRHRLYIDWRRRPDNHHHHHHNLHGGLDFPSSSSNFITPFFIPSQASSHYSTIRYGGRFYSLPPPQSQPQPQPQPQPQMMMSPRHHHYYPIHHGGYGGYNHPHSNELFYLRSTTSTTLPSPPPPPSSSSMSMVDHHHYHQGLLARQQQEQEQERGSPMIIDSVPIAHHFHHHGGGGGNGNNGSNSNSNNNSNNNNSAGKRLRLFGVNMECASSSSTTTQEDHQEQEQEDPKCFTLFSSTNSRDAEESGGEDQRRRIREQAANFFDLDPSLQFRQH; encoded by the exons ATGGAGTTGATGCAAGAATCCAACAAAGGCTACTCTCAAgatttggaagaagaagaggaggaggaagaagcacCGGGAGAAGAAACCACCACCGCCGCCG GGTTACACCATCATCAACATCAAGATGCAACAACATCAAATTACTTCAACcacacaacaagaatgaatcaAAATCAACCGCAACCGCAACCGCAACAGTTAGTAGACTTTATGGACTTGTCACTTGGGACAAACATCAACCACCATGAAGGCATCAACAATTTCCAAGGATACTCCTCTTCCTCCGCcgccgccaccaccaccaccacaaatAATACAAATCTACAACCTCCGCTGCCTGCTCCGGCGGAGAAAGAGCACATGTTCGACAAAGTAGTGACGCCGAGCGACGTAGGGAAGCTGAACAGGCTGGTAATTCCCAAACAGCATGCGGAGAAGTACTTCCCGCTCGACTCGACGTCGAACGAGAAGGGACTTCTCCTGAATTTCGAAGACCGGAACGGGAAATTGTGGCGGTTCAGATACTCTTACTGGAACAGTAGCCAGAGCTATGTGATGACGAAAGGATGGAGCAGATTTgtgaaggagaagaaacttgATGCAGGTGACATTGTTTCTTTCCAACGCGGAGTTGGAGAAAATTATAGACATAGATTATACatagattggagaagaagacctGATaatcatcaccatcaccatcacaACCTCCATGGAGGACTTGATTTTCCCTCTTCGTCTTCCAATTTCATCACGCCCTTCTTCATTCCCAGTCAAGCGTCTTCACATTACTCTACGATTCGATACGGTGGCAGATTTTACTCTCTGCCACCACCGCAATCGCAACCACAGCCACAGCCACAGCCACAACCGCAAATGATGATGTCACCAAgacatcatcattattatccaATTCATCATGGTGGATATGGCGGCTATAATCATCCTCACAGTAATGAGTTGTTTTATCTGagatcaacaacatcaacaacactaccttctcctcctcctcctccttcttcttcttcaatgtcAATGGTTGATCATCATCATTACCATCAAGGATTATTGGCAAgacaacaacaagaacaagaacaagaaaggGGGTCACCAATGATCATAGATTCAGTACCAAttgctcatcattttcatcatcatGGGGGTGGTGGTGGTAATGGTAATAATGGTAGTAATAGTAATAGTAACAATAatagtaacaataataattctGCAGGAAAAAGGTTAAGGCTATTTGGTGTGAACATGGaatgtgcttcttcttcttcaacaacaacacaagaagatcatcaagaacaagaacaagaagatccAAAATGCTTCACCTTGTTCTCTTCTACTAACTCAAGGGATG